From Nocardioides sp. HDW12B, the proteins below share one genomic window:
- a CDS encoding general stress protein: protein MSQTSRTPGPPATSTGGQRGARPLTLQFPQSLAVYDQYAEAQRAVDHLADEGFPVENCMIVGTDLKQVERITGRLTTGRVAAAGALTGLWLGLFVGLVMSLFSTESTLATILSTLVFGVLFGVIWSLVGYALTRGRRDFSSVSAVVATRYEVLVEHKHLDRARGLLAGLPGALPNPFA, encoded by the coding sequence ATGTCCCAGACCTCCCGCACCCCCGGCCCGCCCGCCACCTCCACCGGCGGCCAGCGCGGCGCCCGTCCCCTGACCCTGCAGTTCCCGCAGTCGCTCGCCGTCTACGACCAGTACGCCGAGGCGCAGCGGGCCGTCGACCACCTGGCCGACGAGGGGTTCCCGGTCGAGAACTGCATGATCGTCGGCACCGACCTCAAGCAGGTCGAGCGCATCACCGGTCGCCTCACGACCGGCCGCGTCGCCGCCGCCGGGGCGCTGACGGGCCTGTGGCTCGGTCTCTTCGTCGGCCTCGTGATGTCGCTGTTCTCGACGGAGTCGACGCTGGCCACGATCTTGTCCACCCTGGTGTTCGGTGTCCTCTTCGGCGTCATCTGGTCACTCGTCGGCTACGCCCTGACCCGTGGGCGTCGCGACTTCTCCTCGGTGAGCGCCGTGGTGGCGACCCGCTACGAGGTCCTCGTCGAGCACAAGCACCTCGACCGGGCCCGCGGCCTGCTGGCCGGCCTGCCGGGAGCGCTGCCTAACCCCTTCGCCTGA
- the purS gene encoding phosphoribosylformylglycinamidine synthase subunit PurS, whose translation MARVVVSVMPKPEILDPQGKAVHGALPRLGFHRVTDVRQGKRFELEVDGEVDDAVLAEIRELAGTLLSNPVIENFAVEVDGTPVDAAVGA comes from the coding sequence GTGGCCCGTGTCGTCGTCAGCGTCATGCCGAAGCCCGAGATCCTGGACCCGCAGGGCAAGGCCGTCCACGGCGCGCTGCCGCGGCTGGGCTTCCACCGCGTGACCGACGTGCGCCAGGGCAAGCGCTTCGAGCTCGAGGTCGACGGCGAGGTCGACGACGCCGTGCTGGCCGAGATCCGCGAGTTGGCCGGCACCCTGCTGTCGAACCCGGTGATCGAGAACTTCGCCGTCGAGGTCGACGGCACCCCCGTGGACGCGGCGGTCGGCGCGTGA
- the purQ gene encoding phosphoribosylformylglycinamidine synthase subunit PurQ, with the protein MRIGVVTFPGSLDDSDARRAVRLAGGEPVALWHGDDGLQGVDAVVLPGGFSYGDYLRCGAIARFAPVMTSVVDAARGGMPVLGICNGFQILCESHLLPGALIRNDHRTFVCRDQGLRIENASTAWTSEYAAGDEVTIVLKNGEGGFVADEPTLDRLEGEGLVVARYLGGNPNGSLRDIAGITNERGNVVGLMPHPEHSVEALCGSGTDGLGFFRSALASLTAS; encoded by the coding sequence GTGAGGATCGGCGTCGTCACCTTCCCGGGGTCGCTCGACGACAGCGACGCCCGCCGTGCGGTCCGGCTGGCGGGCGGAGAACCGGTCGCGCTGTGGCACGGCGACGACGGCCTGCAGGGCGTCGACGCGGTGGTCCTGCCCGGAGGCTTCTCGTACGGCGACTACCTGCGCTGCGGCGCGATCGCGCGCTTCGCGCCGGTGATGACCTCGGTCGTCGACGCGGCCCGCGGTGGGATGCCGGTGCTCGGCATCTGCAACGGCTTCCAGATCCTCTGCGAGTCCCACCTGCTGCCCGGCGCGCTGATCCGCAACGACCACCGCACGTTCGTGTGCCGCGACCAGGGGCTGCGCATCGAGAACGCGTCGACGGCGTGGACCAGCGAGTACGCCGCGGGCGACGAGGTCACCATCGTGCTGAAGAACGGCGAGGGTGGCTTCGTGGCCGACGAGCCGACGCTGGACCGGCTCGAGGGTGAGGGGCTCGTCGTGGCCCGCTACCTCGGCGGCAACCCCAACGGGTCGCTGCGCGACATCGCCGGCATCACCAACGAGCGCGGCAACGTCGTGGGCCTGATGCCCCACCCGGAGCACTCGGTCGAGGCCCTCTGCGGCTCCGGCACCGACGGCCTCGGTTTCTTCCGCAGCGCCCTGGCCTCCCTCACCGCCTCCTGA
- a CDS encoding LacI family DNA-binding transcriptional regulator — MARVTLKTVADRVGVSRMTVSNAFSKPDQLSAALRVRILEAAAELGYVGPDPAARALARGSVGSVGVLMTDSVSYAFDDEVATAFFSALATGLAPTGLSLSLISSVAAGERVPARDVPMDGAIVYSCQDDSEALGWLRRRGLPLVYVDQPPDPSLSTINVDDRGGARQAAQHIVDLGHRRVGVVPLTLRGVPGASPDRSPHVSSERVKGWADALCGAGINPVVRPASHRDEAAYDVVRDLLDRRDRPTALLCYSDVMAFWAVRAAEDLGLRVPEDLSVVGFDDNPLARRMRPELTTVRQDVRAKGRAAATALTEAIAGAIAGSGGIRALPPRHQTLPTELVVRGTTGPAPDASA, encoded by the coding sequence ATGGCACGCGTGACGCTGAAGACCGTCGCCGACCGCGTCGGGGTCAGCCGCATGACGGTGTCGAACGCCTTCTCCAAGCCCGACCAGCTCTCCGCCGCGCTGCGCGTGCGGATCCTGGAGGCCGCCGCCGAGCTCGGCTACGTCGGCCCCGACCCGGCGGCCCGTGCGCTGGCCCGGGGGAGCGTCGGCTCGGTCGGCGTGCTGATGACCGACTCGGTCAGCTACGCCTTCGACGACGAGGTCGCGACCGCCTTCTTCAGCGCGCTCGCCACCGGCCTGGCCCCCACCGGCCTCTCCCTCAGCCTCATCTCCTCGGTCGCCGCCGGCGAGCGTGTACCGGCTCGCGACGTGCCGATGGACGGGGCCATCGTCTACTCCTGCCAGGACGACTCCGAGGCCCTCGGCTGGCTGCGTCGCCGCGGCCTGCCGCTGGTGTACGTCGACCAGCCCCCCGACCCGTCGCTGTCGACGATCAACGTCGACGACCGGGGCGGGGCCCGCCAGGCCGCCCAGCACATCGTCGACCTCGGGCACCGCCGGGTGGGCGTCGTGCCGCTGACCCTGCGCGGCGTGCCGGGCGCCAGCCCCGACCGCAGCCCCCACGTCTCCTCCGAGCGGGTCAAGGGCTGGGCCGACGCCCTGTGCGGGGCCGGCATCAACCCCGTCGTGCGTCCCGCGTCCCACCGCGACGAGGCGGCGTACGACGTGGTGCGCGACCTGCTGGACCGACGCGACCGGCCGACCGCGCTGCTGTGCTACTCCGACGTGATGGCGTTCTGGGCGGTCCGGGCGGCCGAGGACCTCGGCCTGCGGGTGCCCGAGGACCTGTCGGTGGTCGGGTTCGACGACAACCCGCTGGCGCGCCGGATGCGTCCGGAGCTGACCACGGTGCGCCAGGACGTCCGGGCCAAGGGCCGGGCCGCCGCCACCGCGCTGACCGAGGCCATCGCGGGCGCGATCGCCGGCAGCGGTGGCATCCGGGCACTGCCCCCGCGCCACCAGACGTTGCCCACCGAGCTGGTGGTCCGAGGGACCACGGGTCCGGCGCCCGACGCCTCGGCCTGA
- a CDS encoding PQQ-dependent sugar dehydrogenase has product MLDRRTLLTTTAGAAAVTAAGSLLGAAPAVAAPRRGAVLARGLDIPWGLTFLPNGDALVTERENARVSRVRRGGGLVSVGRIEGVDLSDDAGEGGLLGCVVSPTFREDREVFFYLTTPTDNRVIAMRFVGGGLQDRRTVLAGIPRARTHNGGRLAFGPDGLLYATTGDTREPSTSQNTSSLAGKILRMQRDGSPAAGNPFGNQVWSYGHRNVQGVAWDADGRMWATEFGEQRTDELNRIRSGGNYGWPGTEGRGGPAGTIDPFVTWSLTGTCSPSGLAVARGRAWVGALAGQSLYSVVLAGPDEGRIRRHFRGDVGRIRTVVTAPDGSLWITTANGGNDRVIRVLL; this is encoded by the coding sequence GTGCTCGACCGACGCACCCTGCTCACCACGACAGCCGGCGCCGCAGCCGTCACGGCCGCCGGCTCCCTGCTCGGCGCGGCTCCGGCCGTCGCCGCCCCGAGACGCGGAGCCGTGCTCGCCCGCGGCCTCGACATCCCGTGGGGTCTCACCTTCCTGCCCAACGGCGACGCCCTGGTCACCGAGCGCGAGAACGCCCGCGTCAGTCGCGTACGCCGCGGCGGCGGGCTCGTGAGCGTGGGCCGCATCGAGGGCGTGGACCTGAGCGACGACGCCGGCGAGGGCGGGCTGCTCGGCTGCGTCGTCTCGCCGACGTTCCGCGAGGACCGCGAGGTGTTCTTCTACCTCACGACGCCCACCGACAACCGGGTCATCGCGATGCGCTTCGTGGGCGGCGGCCTGCAGGACCGCCGCACGGTCCTGGCCGGCATCCCCCGGGCGCGCACGCACAACGGCGGCCGGCTGGCCTTCGGCCCGGACGGGTTGCTCTACGCGACCACCGGCGACACCCGCGAGCCGTCGACCTCGCAGAACACGTCGTCGCTGGCCGGCAAGATCCTGCGGATGCAGCGCGACGGCTCCCCCGCCGCCGGCAACCCCTTCGGCAACCAGGTGTGGTCCTACGGCCACCGCAACGTCCAGGGCGTCGCCTGGGACGCCGACGGCAGGATGTGGGCCACCGAGTTCGGCGAGCAGCGGACCGATGAGCTCAACCGGATCCGCTCGGGGGGCAACTACGGCTGGCCCGGCACCGAGGGCCGGGGCGGTCCCGCGGGCACGATCGACCCGTTCGTGACCTGGTCGCTCACCGGCACCTGCTCGCCCAGCGGCCTGGCGGTCGCCCGCGGTCGGGCCTGGGTCGGCGCCCTGGCCGGGCAGTCGCTCTACTCCGTGGTGCTCGCGGGCCCCGACGAGGGACGGATCCGCCGCCACTTCCGCGGCGACGTCGGCCGGATCCGCACGGTCGTGACCGCGCCGGACGGCTCGCTGTGGATCACCACCGCCAACGGTGGCAACGACCGGGTCATCCGCGTGCTGCTCTGA
- a CDS encoding TrpB-like pyridoxal phosphate-dependent enzyme has translation MAGHETPKKILLDESEMPTQWYNIVADLPTSPPPALHPGTLQPAGPEDFAPLFPMALIEQEVSTERYIDIPGGVLDVYRLWRPSPLFRARRLEEALGTPARIYYKYEGVSPAGSHKPNTSVPQAWYNHQEGITRLTTETGAGQWGSALAFATAQYGMECEVWQVAASYRTKPYRRTMMEIWGATVHSSPSELTEFGRGLLAQDPEHPGSLGIAISEAVAQCVADPNARYALGSVLNHVLLHQTIIGEEALLQLAKVGETPDVLVGCTGGGSNFGGLAFPFLREKLAGRMDPVIRCVEPAACPTLTKGEYRYDFGDTAGMTPLMKMHTLGHSFIPEPIHAGGLRYHGMAPLVSHLYDQGMVEAVAIGQTECFAGAVQFARTEGIVPAPEPTHAIAAAVREALACKESGEEKVILTALCGHGHLDLASYDQYLSGRMTDYELSDATIAEAMASVPVIG, from the coding sequence ATGGCCGGACACGAGACCCCCAAGAAGATCCTGCTCGACGAGTCGGAGATGCCGACGCAGTGGTACAACATCGTCGCCGATCTCCCCACGTCCCCGCCGCCGGCGCTGCACCCGGGCACCCTCCAGCCGGCCGGTCCCGAGGACTTCGCGCCGCTGTTCCCGATGGCGCTGATCGAGCAGGAGGTCAGCACCGAACGCTACATCGACATCCCCGGCGGGGTGCTCGACGTCTACCGGCTGTGGCGCCCGAGCCCGCTGTTCCGCGCCCGCCGCCTCGAGGAGGCGCTCGGCACCCCGGCGCGCATCTACTACAAGTACGAAGGGGTCAGCCCGGCCGGCTCCCACAAGCCGAACACCTCGGTGCCGCAGGCCTGGTACAACCACCAGGAGGGCATCACCCGGCTCACCACCGAGACCGGCGCCGGGCAGTGGGGCAGCGCCCTCGCCTTCGCCACCGCGCAGTACGGCATGGAGTGCGAGGTGTGGCAGGTCGCTGCGTCGTACCGGACCAAGCCCTACCGCCGCACCATGATGGAGATCTGGGGCGCCACGGTGCACTCCTCGCCCTCGGAGCTGACCGAGTTCGGCCGCGGGCTGCTCGCGCAGGACCCGGAGCACCCCGGGTCGCTGGGCATCGCGATCTCGGAGGCGGTGGCGCAGTGCGTCGCCGACCCGAACGCCCGCTACGCGCTGGGCTCGGTGCTCAACCACGTGCTGCTGCACCAGACGATCATCGGCGAGGAGGCGCTGCTGCAGCTGGCCAAGGTGGGTGAGACCCCGGACGTGCTGGTGGGCTGCACCGGCGGCGGGTCGAACTTCGGCGGCCTGGCGTTCCCGTTCCTGCGCGAGAAGCTGGCCGGGCGGATGGACCCGGTCATCCGCTGCGTGGAGCCGGCGGCCTGCCCGACGCTGACGAAGGGGGAGTACCGCTACGACTTCGGCGACACCGCCGGGATGACGCCGCTGATGAAGATGCACACCCTGGGCCACTCCTTCATCCCCGAGCCGATCCACGCCGGCGGTCTGCGCTACCACGGCATGGCGCCGCTGGTGTCGCACCTCTACGACCAGGGGATGGTGGAGGCGGTCGCCATCGGGCAGACCGAGTGCTTCGCCGGAGCCGTGCAGTTCGCCCGCACCGAGGGCATCGTGCCGGCACCCGAGCCGACGCACGCGATCGCGGCCGCCGTACGTGAGGCCCTGGCGTGCAAGGAGTCGGGAGAGGAGAAGGTCATCCTCACCGCGCTGTGCGGGCACGGCCACCTCGACCTTGCGTCGTACGACCAGTACCTCTCCGGGCGGATGACCGACTACGAGCTCAGCGACGCCACCATCGCCGAGGCGATGGCGTCGGTCCCCGTGATCGGCTGA
- the purL gene encoding phosphoribosylformylglycinamidine synthase subunit PurL translates to MVAPPGSPGPASSLDTVAQASSDPDREQPWAELGLKPDEYDNIREILGRRPTSSELAMYSVMWSEHCSYKSSKVHLRQFGEKVTEQMREHLMVGMGENAGVVDIGQGYAVTFKIESHNHPSYVEPYQGAATGVGGIVRDILSMGARPVAVMDPLRFGPLEAADTRRVLPGIVAGVGGYGNCLGLPNIGGEAVFDASYAGNPLVNALCVGVMRHEEIHLAKASGAGNLVILYGARTGGDGIGGVSVLASETFDAGPDGGGSGGPAKRPSVQVGDPFMEKLLIECTLEIFAEELVAGIQDLGGAGLSCATSELASAGDGGMKVWLDRVPLRDSTLAPEEILMSESQERMMAVVEPDKVERFLAICAKWEVDATVVGEVTDTERLEILWHDEIVVDVPPRTVAHDGPVYQRPFHRPSWQDDLQADGAEKLARPEASELGETLLRLLGSPNLCDRSWITDQYDRYVLGNTVLAQPEDAGMVRVDEETGLGVALATDCNGRFAKLDPYTGARLALAESYRNVAVSGARPLAVSDCLNFGSPEDPEVMWQFAEAVRGLADGCQELGIPVTGGNVSLYNQTGTTAILPTPVVAVLGVIDDVTRRTPAGFSDDDAVVLVLGETREELSGSEWAHVVHGHLGGLPPVVDLDAERRLGEVLAGAGAAGEVLSAHDLSDGGLAQALAECVMRHGVGATVAVPGDPFVALFSESTARALVSVRPDTVAAFTARCDGLGVPVREVGRTGGTALTVSSADPTTDAAPAADGALFTLQVETLRASWTPTLRAALA, encoded by the coding sequence GTGGTTGCACCCCCAGGATCCCCCGGACCCGCGAGCTCCCTCGACACGGTCGCCCAGGCGTCGTCCGACCCGGATCGCGAGCAGCCCTGGGCCGAGCTCGGGCTGAAGCCGGACGAGTACGACAACATCCGCGAGATCCTCGGGCGGCGCCCGACGAGCTCCGAGCTGGCGATGTACTCGGTGATGTGGAGCGAGCACTGCTCCTACAAGTCGTCGAAGGTGCACCTGCGCCAGTTCGGCGAGAAGGTCACCGAGCAGATGCGCGAGCACCTGATGGTCGGCATGGGCGAGAACGCCGGCGTCGTCGACATCGGCCAGGGGTACGCCGTCACCTTCAAGATCGAGTCGCACAACCACCCGTCGTACGTCGAGCCCTACCAGGGAGCGGCGACCGGGGTCGGCGGGATCGTCCGCGACATCCTGTCGATGGGGGCGCGGCCGGTCGCGGTCATGGACCCGCTGCGCTTCGGCCCGCTCGAGGCCGCCGACACCCGGCGGGTGCTGCCGGGGATCGTGGCCGGCGTCGGCGGCTACGGCAACTGCCTCGGACTGCCCAACATCGGCGGCGAGGCCGTCTTCGACGCGTCCTACGCCGGCAACCCCCTCGTGAACGCGCTCTGCGTCGGCGTGATGCGCCACGAGGAGATCCACCTCGCCAAGGCGTCCGGCGCCGGCAACCTCGTCATCCTGTACGGCGCGCGCACCGGCGGTGACGGGATCGGTGGCGTCTCGGTGCTGGCCAGCGAGACCTTCGACGCCGGACCCGACGGGGGCGGCAGCGGCGGTCCGGCGAAGCGGCCGAGCGTGCAGGTGGGCGACCCCTTCATGGAGAAGCTGCTCATCGAGTGCACGCTGGAGATCTTCGCCGAGGAGCTCGTCGCCGGCATCCAGGACCTCGGCGGGGCAGGGCTGTCGTGCGCGACCTCCGAGCTGGCGTCGGCCGGCGACGGCGGCATGAAGGTCTGGCTCGACCGCGTGCCCCTGCGCGACTCCACGCTGGCTCCCGAGGAGATCCTCATGAGCGAGTCGCAGGAGCGCATGATGGCGGTCGTGGAGCCCGACAAGGTCGAGCGCTTCCTCGCGATCTGCGCCAAGTGGGAGGTCGACGCCACGGTCGTCGGAGAGGTCACCGACACCGAGCGACTCGAGATCTTGTGGCATGACGAAATAGTCGTCGACGTGCCTCCGCGGACGGTGGCGCACGACGGTCCCGTCTACCAGCGCCCGTTCCACCGGCCGTCGTGGCAGGACGACCTGCAGGCGGACGGCGCCGAGAAGCTGGCGCGTCCGGAGGCCTCGGAGCTGGGCGAGACGCTGCTGCGACTGCTGGGCAGCCCCAACCTCTGCGACCGGTCGTGGATCACCGACCAGTACGACCGCTACGTGCTCGGCAACACCGTGCTCGCGCAGCCGGAGGACGCCGGCATGGTCCGCGTCGACGAGGAGACCGGCCTCGGCGTCGCGCTCGCCACCGACTGCAACGGCCGCTTCGCCAAGCTCGACCCCTACACCGGCGCGCGTCTCGCGCTGGCCGAGTCCTACCGCAACGTCGCGGTGTCGGGTGCGCGCCCGCTCGCCGTCAGCGACTGCCTGAACTTCGGCTCCCCGGAGGACCCCGAGGTCATGTGGCAGTTCGCCGAGGCCGTGCGCGGCCTGGCCGACGGGTGCCAGGAGCTCGGCATCCCGGTGACAGGCGGCAACGTCAGCCTCTACAACCAGACCGGCACGACCGCGATCCTGCCGACTCCGGTGGTGGCGGTCCTCGGCGTCATCGACGACGTGACGCGGCGGACGCCGGCCGGGTTCTCCGACGACGACGCCGTCGTGCTGGTGCTGGGTGAGACCCGCGAGGAGCTCTCCGGCTCGGAGTGGGCGCACGTGGTGCACGGGCACCTCGGTGGCCTCCCGCCGGTCGTCGACCTCGACGCCGAGCGCCGGTTGGGCGAGGTGCTGGCCGGTGCCGGTGCGGCCGGCGAAGTGCTGTCGGCCCATGACCTCTCCGACGGCGGCCTGGCGCAGGCCCTCGCCGAGTGCGTGATGCGCCACGGCGTCGGCGCGACGGTCGCGGTGCCCGGGGACCCCTTCGTGGCGCTGTTCTCCGAGTCGACGGCCCGGGCCCTCGTGTCCGTCCGGCCCGACACGGTCGCCGCGTTCACCGCTCGCTGCGACGGGCTCGGCGTACCGGTGCGGGAGGTGGGTCGCACCGGCGGCACCGCCCTCACGGTGTCCTCCGCGGACCCCACCACCGACGCGGCCCCCGCCGCTGACGGGGCCCTGTTCACCCTGCAGGTCGAGACCCTGCGCGCCTCCTGGACCCCCACCCTCCGCGCCGCCCTCGCCTGA
- a CDS encoding glycoside hydrolase domain-containing protein, which yields MSAPLPPTRLVVPFVTGLALLLSALLLPAPAQAANRVTPGDFTGYGFDQCVTPTQSAMDAWLRSSPFWAVGIYTSGDSRGCRTQPNQTPQWVETQLRNGWRLLPITLGPQASCNPSFPRYRDDVRINPSSANNYAAAKAQARAEAVDAVAAARRLGIGPGSTLWYDMEAYDISITSCRESALHFTSAWTRKLHRLDYVSGVYSSAGSGLKAMDDARVQRPDAFTEPDQIWIARWDGVANTSTSYLRSDGWMPGGRMKQYRGGHTETWGSVTINIDSNWLDLGRGSTAPAEPDHCGGVRLNFSSYAQIGSGATGPLVRAAQCLLKGENLYSGPMDGVLDGEVMDAVLDWRAAHGMPSDRWVGSRVWVGLHSPTTAKLIKVGARGERVRKLQRALNAVSGGSVSVTGVLDRDTAASVASYQRRVGLQQSGVVTPETWQKLGRGIL from the coding sequence ATGTCTGCACCGCTGCCGCCGACCCGGCTCGTCGTCCCGTTCGTCACCGGACTGGCCCTGCTGCTCTCGGCGCTCCTGCTGCCGGCCCCGGCCCAGGCCGCCAACCGCGTGACGCCCGGCGACTTCACCGGCTACGGCTTCGACCAGTGCGTCACCCCCACGCAGTCCGCGATGGACGCCTGGCTGCGCAGCTCGCCGTTCTGGGCCGTCGGCATCTACACCTCCGGCGACTCCCGCGGGTGCCGCACCCAGCCGAACCAGACCCCGCAGTGGGTCGAGACCCAGCTGCGCAACGGCTGGCGGCTGCTCCCCATCACCCTCGGGCCGCAGGCCTCGTGCAACCCCAGCTTCCCGCGCTACCGCGACGACGTGCGCATCAACCCGAGCTCGGCGAACAACTACGCCGCGGCGAAGGCCCAGGCCCGCGCCGAGGCGGTCGACGCGGTGGCGGCGGCCAGGCGCCTGGGCATCGGGCCAGGATCGACGCTCTGGTACGACATGGAGGCCTACGACATCTCCATCACCTCGTGCCGCGAGTCGGCCCTGCACTTCACCTCCGCCTGGACCCGCAAGCTGCACCGGCTCGACTACGTCTCCGGGGTCTACTCCAGCGCCGGCTCCGGCCTCAAGGCGATGGACGACGCCCGCGTGCAGCGACCCGACGCCTTCACCGAGCCCGACCAGATCTGGATCGCCCGCTGGGACGGCGTCGCCAACACCTCCACGAGCTACCTGCGCTCCGACGGCTGGATGCCCGGCGGCCGGATGAAGCAGTACCGCGGCGGCCACACCGAGACCTGGGGCAGCGTCACGATCAACATCGACTCCAACTGGCTCGACCTCGGACGCGGCTCGACGGCGCCCGCGGAGCCGGACCACTGCGGCGGCGTACGGCTGAACTTCAGCTCCTACGCGCAGATCGGCTCCGGGGCGACCGGTCCGCTGGTCCGCGCCGCGCAGTGCCTGCTGAAGGGCGAGAACCTCTACAGCGGACCGATGGACGGCGTGCTGGACGGCGAGGTCATGGACGCCGTGCTCGACTGGCGCGCCGCCCACGGGATGCCGTCCGACCGCTGGGTCGGCTCAAGGGTCTGGGTCGGGCTGCACTCCCCCACCACCGCGAAGCTCATCAAGGTCGGCGCCCGGGGGGAGCGCGTGCGCAAGCTGCAGCGCGCGCTCAACGCCGTCTCCGGCGGCAGCGTGTCCGTCACCGGTGTGCTGGACCGTGACACCGCCGCGTCGGTCGCGAGCTACCAGCGCCGCGTGGGCCTGCAGCAGAGCGGCGTCGTCACCCCCGAGACCTGGCAGAAGCTCGGCCGCGGCATCCTCTGA